The Vanessa cardui chromosome 2, ilVanCard2.1, whole genome shotgun sequence genome contains the following window.
TCGGGGGCCGCGGCCGCGGGCGGCAGCGCGGCGGCCGAGGAGTCGTCGTCCGAGGAGGGCGAGGTGGGCCGCCTGCAGGCGCTGCTGGAGGCGCGCGGCCTGCCGCCGCACCTGCTGGGCGCGCTCGGCCCGCGCATGCAGCACCTCCTGCACAGAACCGTCACCGCCAACTCGGGTCCGACTTTATTTTATGACGCACGAGATGAGCAttgatgattaatttatttaacctcTTGTTTGTTGAAACACCGGCTCCCGGTATAAACACATTTTGGCTGTTGACATACCGGGAGCCGGTATGGCTGAGTGTGTTCTGTTATTCGCTCTGAAGTACCCTTTgttgaaagtttatatattagctatgattgagtatttatatagaaatggttgaaagtgaataaagattattcaatttacaataagaTTCATAACTTGAATTGACTTGATTTGTACTAAATACGGAGAAAATCTAGTCACAATAAAAGTCTGTCTCAAAATTGGGCTGTCTGTTGACCATACCGGCTCCCGGTATAACAGGTAACACAAGGTGGGCTAATGTCATTTAACATACGAAAGGTTATGTGACATGTGACTTATATATGACATTTATGTTAAACAGCCGCTTCCAAAGCTGCACAGCTTCTGGCCGGCTTGCAGGCAACTGGGGACGAGGGTCAGCAGCTGCAGGCCGTTATAGAAATGTGCCAGCTGTTGGTGATGGGTAATGAAGACACGCTGGCCGGTTTCCCGGTGCGGCAGGTGGTGCCCGCGCTCGTCAACTTGTTGGCTGCTGAACACAACTTCGATATGGTGAATGTTtgattaaatcataaatatctaAGTAGTATAACTTACACTTAAATcctaatattttagttactttataaaaaaatattgtacttgAATGAGATTGCTCGAAAAGTAGGTTTACAAGAACTTATATTTAGTTATGTAGTGctatttattacattcattCCCATTATATTCAATCGTATTGTCTATATAATAGCAGTACAACCATATAATGAATAGATTGTACACAAAATGAAAACTCAATATACAATATAGTCGATGCTTTTAACCATTGTAGtggattatttacatttttcctTACAGTGCATAACCTTTAAAGGTACTTTAAAGGTATCAAGCACAAAATATTCTTCTGATATAATAACATCAAAAAGGAACGAAAGTTAActctattaaacataaataatgtataagaaCTACTAAAATGATGTTTACTAATGTATTGACGCATCGTCCACAGATGAACCACGCGTGCCGCGCGCTCACGTACATGCTGGAGGCGTTGCCGCGCAGCAGCGGCGCCGTGGCGCTGGCCGTGCCCGCCTTCCTCGACAAGCTGCAGGCCATCACCTGCATGGACGTCGCCGAGCAGAGCCTCACCGCGCTCGACATGCTCTCTCGCAGGCACTCCAAGGCCATACTGCAAGCGGTGAGGGTTCATCCCTGAAtatatgtacaacaacaacaacaacagcctgtaaattcccactgctggactaaaggcctcctctccctttgaggagaaggttttggaacatattccaccacgctgttccaatgcgggttggtggaattcacatgtggcagaatttctatgaaatttgtcacatgcaggtttcctcacgatgttttctttcaccgccgagcacgagatgaattttaaagacaaattaagcacatgaatcagcggtgcttgcctgggttttaacccgcaatcatcggttaagatgcacgcgtttttaccaccgggccatctcgactcattgaGTCGAATAAATGTACGGTGTCACTGTATTACTCttgtactaaataattatatatctttcGACAGAGGGGTGTGTCCGCCTGCTTGACATATCTGGACTTCTTCTCGATAAACGCTCAACGTGCAGCGCTCTCGATAACGGCCAACTGCTGTCAGAATCTCACACCAGATGAGTTCCATCTCGTTAGGGACTCTCTGCAATTACTTGCTAATAGGTAagttgatttcatttcattcacaAAATATTTGCATTCTATTTGTTACCttacaatgaaataattgtagttcttaaaaaaaacgtgtatgaaaaaagtattaattttcttCCAGACTTACAATTCAAGACAAAAAGTCAGTGGAATGCGTGTGCCTCGCCTTCTCGCGTCTAGTCGACAGCTTCCAGCATGACCCTGCTAGGCTGCAGGAGATTGCTACACCGGAATTACTTACGAATTTACAACAACTTGTAAGTCAATTGCTTAGCTCATGGTAATAATTTTCAGTTCAGAAATGTTAAAAGTGTATAAATAATGctttaaattgcaatcatatttcacggttcacaatatctCGAcatttacaatctgacgagacagatctgacagacagacagataatctaacgaattttgtaaacttacggtgacatatatacaaGTAAAATTCATGTTTATAACTTGAATTGAATGAAATGATGTGTTTAGTATTAATAGTACAAGTTTAGCTCCGAAACGAGACTGTTTCAAATTGTGATCGTTTGCAAACAGCTGGTAGTGCAGCCTCCGCTGATCTCGGGCGGCACGTTCATCACGGTGCTGCGGCTGCTGTGGGTGATGTGCGCGGCGTGCCCGCAGCTCGCGCTGGCGCTGCATCAGCGCTCCATCGCCGACACGCTGCTGTGTCTGCTAACCGGCTCCACTCTGCACCAGGAGGTGACAACTTGCTTTAACTATATATCTAACCCATTTTCAAATTGAATAGAAAGATACACAAATCACAaatagatttacgtatttcatacgatttgctaataactcgagcaatattgtgcactactaagagtttatgaataatttatctttattaataatacaacactattacacttaactactatTATTTTACTTCTATTTGCCACTAAATGTTGTTTAATTCGTTTATCTTCGTTTATGGTTGATATAGTATTCAGGACTTCTTTTGGGAGACTTTGAGCCACGACGAATgttgaaaatattacaataataacttctaatatgggattaatatattatatcaaaatataaaaaggcaACTTACGTagctataataatttatatttactaataataataatttgaacacGAATAATAAACCAATAACAACGAATGTTTCAGCAAGTGGAATTGTTACCACGTCTTCCTCAAGAACTTTACGAGATCACTTGTCTCATCGGCGAACTGATGCCTCGCCTTCCCACCGACGGCATATTCGCAGTGGATGCGCACCTCGACCGACCTTGGTCCGCGCCCACCGACCGCTCGGCGCAGTGGCAGTGGAGAGACGACAGGGGTAactaattagtatattatattatttccaaaatatCACTCAAATAAGAACACAGAGGTGAACATTTTTTTCatggttaaaatattttaatgacactTGTTATTTTACAATGTACATGTTGTACACCATAACTATGAATGTAAACGTACACATCACCTGGGTGTCTCAATTTCATCGCAATATATACTGCGCAACGAGGGAACTATGGACAAACAGATCCGAAACTAAAACTGGTTTCCTCCGTCGCAATATCGCAGACGAGACGAGTAAATTCATCGCCgtcattatattttcattagtcACACAAAACTTTATAGGCGTATGGAGGTCGTACTCATGGGCAGAATGTCGTGCGCTAgaggcgggcgcggcggcgggcgagGAGGAGGTGTGCCTGAGCACGCTGGGCCGCTCGTACACCGTGGACCTGACGGCCATGCAGCAGCTCAACGACCACACCGGCACCGCGCGCTCCGTGCAGCGCGTCGCGCCGGCGCCGCACCCCAGCGACCCCGCCGCGCCCGGCTGCGCCGCGCCCGGTGAGTCGCTTGCCGCTCTCGCGCGCTCGCTGCCTGCTCGTTGTCGGACTATCTTTATGACGTTGCATGTATTTTAGACCCGCGCATCGCGATGGTTCGATGCAACCCTTCCCTGGTGCGTGCTCTGCTGGGTGTTCTTCACGAGGTGTACTGGAGCTCGGCCGGGCCAGCTTTGCGTGCGCAGGCGCTGAAGGCTATTCTACGAGCCGTATACTACGCCGACGCGCCTTTGCTTAGACAAGTACTCAAGACACAGGTATATACATTACTTCATATTTTCGTGTCATATGTAAATTAGTAATACatgctaaataatatatttatttcgcaTTCGCAGGTTATTTCGTCACACATCGCAGGAATGATGGCTTCGAGTGACTTACGTATTGTGGTCGGTTCTTTGCAACTCGCCGAGATATTGATGCAGCGACTGCCTGAAGAAATGGGTGTGCAGTTCCGTCGAGAGGGCGTGCTTCACCAGGTGGCACAGCTCTCCGAGCGCGCCCCTGGGGCGCCTGCAACGCGACAGACCAAACTTAAAGTGAGAAATCATGAACTAGTATCAATGAATGTATATGGATCTCTGATATaagattgtaataataataataaaacgaattaagcaatataaatgtataatgtaaaactattttaattccaTAGTGCCCAAGTGGAACAAGCATGCGTTCAAGTGGAGGTTCTTCCCCTCCTGCATCGACATCGGCTTCTTCCTTGGATCACCACAACTTGTCATTAGGATTCTCCGCTTCTGGATCATTTATCGCTAGTTCCTTATGtaagtcattatttttgttacttatgttattatttattcttttatttatataaaatatttggttttaCAAATTGACCATTATTAGATTCTGTGTTAAAAATACACACATTATTACATATAAGGTTGGCAAGAAAGATAGAAGTATGTATGGTTGCTTTAACTGcaaattgagtaaaaaagatgTAATATGTATGGTCAAATAGGTTAAAAATGTgtttgacgattcaaaaatgcttcattatgaagtttacttgaataaaattgatttgatttgatttgatttaatttgatttttgtaaCAGCAGTAATTATTGTTTACAGTGGCCGGAAGTGACAGTGGCAACTCAGAAGCTGGACCAGCCACTTCGGCGTCGACTCACCAACAGACTACTACAGTACACaggtattttttatgttgtatttcTTGTTGTTCCCGTGaagaataaaatatcttattaatatttattattaacttttatctcgtatattatatatagtcaaTGAACAAAAGAATATTTCTTTGACACTAATTTCGTCTTAATGTTTCCGTCAGATCGGGCAGTCCACTGCAGCTGGCAGAGATGCTCAAGCGTAAACGCGCGGTGAAGCGTTCGGGTGGTGCGCGGCAGCAGCGTGGGCGCCGGGACGACGCGCcgccgcacgcgcacgcgcTGCCCGtggccgcgcccgccgccaCCGCCGCCACCACCGTCACTGCTCACTGTtcgtttattttgttacatCCAACttggtttttataatatacccGAAacttagagtcgagatggcccagtggttagaacgcgtgcaaccgatgattgcgggttcaaacccaggcaagcaccgctgattcatgtgcttaattcgtctttataattcatctcgtgctcagcggtgaaggaaaaaatcgtaaggaaacctgcatgtgacaaatttcatagaaattctgccacatgtgtattccaccaaccctcattggaacagcgtggtggaatatgttccaaaccttctcctcaaagggagaggaggcctttagcccagcagtgggaatttacaggctgttgttgttgataactTACCACCGATAGTGATTTTAATAAGTAGTATGCattatttaattgtgtatataataaatatatagattttattctatatatgtaaatatgacttaaatatgtttttttttatataggttggcggacgagcatatgggccaactgatggtaagaggtcaccatcacacatagacaatgaagctgtaagaaatataaattattccttgcatcgtcaatgtgccaccaaccttgagaactaagatgttatgtctcttgtgcctgtagttacactgtctcactcactcttcaaaccggaacaacagtactgagtactggtatttggcggtagaataactgatgagtgggtggtacctacccagacgggcttgcacaaagccctaccaccaagtatggaTGAGTTAAAGATCATCTAAATTTATGCGCTCTCGTACGAGTTGCATACAGAATGTCATtatgaaatgaattaattagtgAAATGTGGTTCACAGCATCGACAGTGGTGTCAGCGCGGTCGGGCGCTCGCGCAGGCGCATCCAAGACGTCTTCGTTCCTGTCGTCGCTGAACCCGTCGCGCTGGGGCCGCGCCCCGCACGCGCACAAGGACGCCGCGCTGCTCGCCGCGCCGCACGCCGCCAACCTCACCGTGCAGAACAAGTAAACCTACGTTCCTAACGCGTTTAGTCATTATTCAAATATCTATAGCCTATTTCAAcgcaaaataaacaacatttgaaattacttatattaagtatatatttataagcttaAGTTATTACCATGATAATTgaatttatcatataattatgataattacttAGAATCGAAGTAAGAGaaagaaacataaaatttaccTCTTGTTTGAATACGATTTTATCGGTTTAATAGAGAGAAAGTTCGCGAATGGGTGTCGTGGCGCGCAGCGCGTCTCCAACGCGACTGGGGCGCGCTGGGTGGCGGCGCCGGCGCTCTGGAGCAGCTGGCGGCGCTGGCGGCTGCGCTGCCAACGCGTGCGCCTGCGCACCAGCGCGCTGCTCTGCAGCACTTGCGCGACACACTGCTCAATCATGACGTATCACCATTCGaagtaagttttaaaaaaatacatttgtagacATCTTTTGCGGATATATTCACTTACTACTATAATGTAGGGGACAAAAGTTGTCTgcaaatttctatttatttttagtcattttttttttaggtgAAGTagtcatgttatttttttttcaggtgAATCATTCTGGAGTGCTTGGTGCATTACTACAATTTTTGACTGGCACTGGTCCGGAGCCGGAAGCAAGTAATAGTGGAGCCGCCGGAACAGACGCCGATCGTGAGGCAGAGAACGATAGCCGCGACTCATCTGAGCAAATGGCCTCATGCGAGGAGCGCCTTAGACTCTTCTTACATGTGTTCGCCGATATGCCACTTGCGCCCGAGTTAGTTCCGCTTTATCGATAATACAATGTCATATCTGAATATGAAAATGTCAAATttgttaaatgtaatttaaattttgtagtgACAAGGAATGGAATGAGAAGGCGAGTATGCTGGGCGTGCAGGCGAGTAGCGGAGCGAGCGCTCTGTCGGGACTGGTGAGCAAGGTGAACGCGTGCGTGTCGCACCTGGAGCAGTTCCCGGTGCGCGTGCACGACCTGCCCGCGCGCCCGGCGACGTCCGCGCTCAAGTTCTTCAATACGCATCAGCTTATGGTGAGCATACCggttctaaaatattatttcatctttcatacatataaatatagaatgtcCTAgagaatcaataataattactatttcagTGTGATCTCAAACGTCATCCAACATGCACCAACTTGAAACAATGGAAAGGAGGTGTAGTCCGGATAGACCCATTGGCTCTAGTGCAAGCAATAGAGCGGTAAGTTATTTCCTATATAAATTCATTGATATGTTTAGCAATAATAATTCAGTTAATCAAAGGAATTAACtatgatttaatatttgcaTTGATTGTTATACTATCTATgaatgttttatgtaatattcaaaatcaaaatcaaaatcaaaataaactttattcaagtaggcttttacaagcacttatcgacattttacaattaagtgaagctaccaccggttcggaaagtagattctaacgacaataaccggcaagaaactcagtagttacttttttttttttgtttttatacaaacatttcCGTGTCTTCAGATACCTAGCGCAGCGCGGGTACGCGCGACGGGCGGGCGCGCAGTCGGACGACGAGCCCGCCTCCGACGACGACGTGGACGACGCGCTCGCCACGCCGCCGCACCACCCCACTGAGTCAGTATCGCCAATGCACACTGACATAtcgaacatatattttattattgttggcTTAATCCGAtgggtatattttaaaatacaatcttTAATCATAtcggaaatatatatatatatatttgaaaagcagaaagttgtaattttaatgaaaaatagtaCATCTGGTACCATATTTAAAATGTCAGATTGTCTGTATGTACCATGTGAGAAATATAGGTATTAtggtttatatgtaaattttgatatattttcaatattaaatttcaacatCAATAACGTCAAATTGCATAATGATTTTTAAGTAACTGATAATCTTTATTTACAGTACTGACCACAAGTTGGAATTCCTGATTGGAGATACAGTTTTACCATACAATATGACCGTTTACCAAGCTGTGAGACAATTTGGAGAACAAACAGATGCTGATACTGACACTGAGACTCCGTTAGGTATGGATTTTTATCCTTGCTATATACTTTTCTATCCCTTCAAtagagaattatatttatagaagataATTTTTTAGTAAATGTGCAGTTCAATATGTGTATGCTAATAGAATTTATTCAGGGTTTCtgttacaataaataactgcataattaatttattcaagaattttcatgttactttaaataataaaatcgtttacgatatttatatacatttatctaggacttaatacattttatgcTAAAGATTACGACTTTGGATTGATGTGTTACATTATGTAACAAGTCAAAAAATAATCGTgtggaatataaataataagtacaattatttagtagccttataataatattgtatcgaCAGCAAACGCGGGAATTTGGGTTTTGACGCACACGATTTACTACCGCGCGGTGGAGGCGGGCGAGCCCCCGCGCACCGACGCCACAGCTTCGCGCAAGGGCAAGGGGCAGCCTACAAAGCTGTCCTCCAGGCGGAAACCTGATTTGCTTTGGAACGGTGAGTGTTCTTTGTTGTAATATATGTGCTAGTTCAGGTTATGCTAAAGTTATacttttccaataaaaaaatggtttttggataaaataatataaacatagaggacaattttattttaattattcaattaattaaacgtCACCCGTTTGCATGGGGAATGTGCTCGTTATTTAATCGTTTGTGGTGTGATTCGTACAGAGGGCGTAGTGCCGGTGCGCGCGTCGCCGTTGGTGATGACGCTGCGCACGCCGCTGTGGGGCGAGGGCGGGGCAGAGGTGCGCGATGCAGCGCTGCCAGCGCTGAGCTTGCTGCGCGCACTGCACGCGCTGTCGCGGCACTGGCACACGCTGTACCGCGCCGCCTGCCTGCCCGACCACCGACCGCTCGTGCCCAATGTCGAGTTCATTAACACTAAGGTACCGAGTCACGTCATCTCgtcaattacataaaaatgtaaccCTTTCCTTGTTCACCTTGTGAAaattcgaaatatactttattcaagaaggcttttaaaagctcttttgagtcgtcatttaataactatattaagtgaagtgaTTGAGTGATGAATGAGGTCAAATAATGGTTTAGGTTGACTACAATTTCTGTcttgttttaaatgaatatattaaataatgtaaaacaacTTCTTCACAGCTGGCTGCAAAAGCTAACCGACAACTTCAAGATCCGTTGGTCATCATGACCGGTAATCTGCCGCCTTGGTtgaaaaagatagcatatgctTGGTGAGATCACATAtcaatatttaagaaatgtacattatactaaattttattttataaaacattcataGCAGAAATGTAGCCTCATGTATATCATATTGTAAATGTAcgtattagtaatatttataaatcagaacCGATATCTCTCAACTGCTTCATGATGACGGAGTCTTTGATATTTTATGCTAAATAACTGGGATGTCCGTAGCCCGTTCGTGTTCCCGTTCGAGTGCCGGCACCTGCTGTTCTACGTGGTGTCGTTCGACCGCGACCGCGCGCTGCAGCGGCTGCTGGAGGCGGGCGGCGagcgcgcggcggcgggcgccgACGCCGAGCGCGTGGCGCCGCGCCTCGACCGCCGCAAGCGCACCGTGCAGCGCCACAGCGTGCTGCGCCAGGCCGAGCACGTCATGCACGAGTTCGCGCACTCCAAGGTACCGGACGACTTCTAACATTATGACATTGCTAACACTCCTTTCGCTACATACGGAGTGGCTTAGTTTCTATTTGTTTCATTCATTCGCTCTACTGACAATTTTAGGGcgttattttaagtaaaaaaacctACTTATTTAATTCCGTATTTACATTACTTGTCAAAATCGAATCATTAAATGACTTAAGACAGTAGAATGATTAATGTATCTGTATACGATATATAATaaaggaattaaataaataatcgtaatTGTTGTATTGCAGGCTTTACTAGAAATTCAATACGAAAACGAAGTCGGTACAGGCCTTGGGCCTACCCTCGAGTTTTACGCTCTAGTATCACAAGAACTACAGCGTGCAGATCTCGATCTATGGCACGGCAGCGAAAACTTTAAACAGAAACCTACCTCATTCGGCGGGGAGATTGTTAAAAGTCAGCCGCCGGTTGTGACGGATCGGTCATCAGATGCCGCCACGAGGCTAGCGTCCTCGGTGCGGGATGCATTAAATCTCGACGAAGAGCGATCTCCAGAACCATCGGATCTTGAGAAGGAGACGCTGATCCCGTCCCCCGCACCGGACGCTACCTACGTAAACTGGCCCTGCGGTCTGTTCCCGCAGGCCATCGGCCGTAATGCTCGTCCGTCGCATCTATCAAGAGTCAAAGCTAAATTCCGATTCCTGGGGAAATTTATGGCTAAAGCTGTTATGGATTCCAGAATGGTGAAAAAAttgatgaattaataaatataagagttCAAATAGATAATAGTACAGGATCCGGGGCCTATTTTGTCACTTGATTACTATCAAGCTAATTTTCCGTGAGTAGCTTCATTTTGATAAGACGCCCAACAATTTCCTGTGCGAAAATTCTCGATATTGGTAGCTAACAGaggtagcaataataaaatatgtcgatttgatgattctcaaatattaattactaactggattgttttttattaaatcttaagataattatctaaattatttgaaaaaatatttgtcctacaAAATCTATGGTTTCATCAAAGAGTCCTCCCCCTCCAACATGTATTGATAACGAGATcaccaaaaattattactaaccagctgattttttttttattacttagttaatatatatatataatgtcacgGTCATATTGTCCTACAAATTCCGTGGTATGTTATCCCGGTCCTACGGTCAAAAGTAGTAGTACAGATCattgatgtaaaaataattactatcaaGCTGAATCTTCGTGAATAGCATCGTTTTGATGAGACGCCCAACAATTTCCTGTGCGAAAATTCTCGATATTGGTAGCTAACAGaggtagaaataataaaatatgtcgatttgatgattctcaaataataattactaactggattgatttttattaaatcttaagataattatctaaattatttgaaaaaatatttgtcctacaAAATCTATGGTTTCATCAAAGAGTCCTCCCCCTCCAACATGTATTGATAACGAGATcacca
Protein-coding sequences here:
- the LOC124542110 gene encoding E3 ubiquitin-protein ligase TRIP12 isoform X1, producing the protein MAEQQITPSSHSALTRESSRSSPSRVVGGRWLRQVRKASRSRRNRRNVTSPLPRTSRHSSGRNFDAEPRTQVELRRSSRLVNTLPRSDYSLSERWSYGTDVYETRYDTTDYKHGDTSKLSSSPPKRGRTSSHDRKKQKSHNTSNSSTKDECVAYCTRSRTALKSSEIGSELVPNNLKANSVTRNTSNQSPVEAPTQQPLLNQTEGGLLPLDERDYAYSPFSSSTITELLDSDYSVYSPTANRRKGKKRKRSSHRSLSHRKSNCFVDLEECRKKFKIDSHKELAETSKSDATDSRTPDYELEKAEAFAAQASCTYRLRNRHNRDLGPPTSTVISDNTASPSTSDVVHTQTAAERKSFADFRGRTTTPPPFRDLQEASSSKDHHSDSKLLIVPRDLPYLRQTNARRSIAAATGATLGACLTRGASTSQRQRQDTASKRQSGAGAGEEAGSSAGGARRARARDMPQPHTPSTRRDKRAGKGSLGSCASTGGASSRSHPQPLTTGAVASTSSTPPVPASAASMPDNASNDAKPKGKASSSAEECAAGGAGLSGAAAAGGSAAAEESSSEEGEVGRLQALLEARGLPPHLLGALGPRMQHLLHRTVTANSAASKAAQLLAGLQATGDEGQQLQAVIEMCQLLVMGNEDTLAGFPVRQVVPALVNLLAAEHNFDMMNHACRALTYMLEALPRSSGAVALAVPAFLDKLQAITCMDVAEQSLTALDMLSRRHSKAILQARGVSACLTYLDFFSINAQRAALSITANCCQNLTPDEFHLVRDSLQLLANRLTIQDKKSVECVCLAFSRLVDSFQHDPARLQEIATPELLTNLQQLLVVQPPLISGGTFITVLRLLWVMCAACPQLALALHQRSIADTLLCLLTGSTLHQEQVELLPRLPQELYEITCLIGELMPRLPTDGIFAVDAHLDRPWSAPTDRSAQWQWRDDRGVWRSYSWAECRALEAGAAAGEEEVCLSTLGRSYTVDLTAMQQLNDHTGTARSVQRVAPAPHPSDPAAPGCAAPDPRIAMVRCNPSLVRALLGVLHEVYWSSAGPALRAQALKAILRAVYYADAPLLRQVLKTQVISSHIAGMMASSDLRIVVGSLQLAEILMQRLPEEMGVQFRREGVLHQVAQLSERAPGAPATRQTKLKCPSGTSMRSSGGSSPPASTSASSLDHHNLSLGFSASGSFIASSLLAGSDSGNSEAGPATSASTHQQTTTVHRSGSPLQLAEMLKRKRAVKRSGGARQQRGRRDDAPPHAHALPVAAPAATAATTVTAHSSTVVSARSGARAGASKTSSFLSSLNPSRWGRAPHAHKDAALLAAPHAANLTVQNKEKVREWVSWRAARLQRDWGALGGGAGALEQLAALAAALPTRAPAHQRAALQHLRDTLLNHDVSPFEVNHSGVLGALLQFLTGTGPEPEASNSGAAGTDADREAENDSRDSSEQMASCEERLRLFLHVFADMPLAPDDKEWNEKASMLGVQASSGASALSGLVSKVNACVSHLEQFPVRVHDLPARPATSALKFFNTHQLMCDLKRHPTCTNLKQWKGGVVRIDPLALVQAIERYLAQRGYARRAGAQSDDEPASDDDVDDALATPPHHPTDTDHKLEFLIGDTVLPYNMTVYQAVRQFGEQTDADTDTETPLANAGIWVLTHTIYYRAVEAGEPPRTDATASRKGKGQPTKLSSRRKPDLLWNEGVVPVRASPLVMTLRTPLWGEGGAEVRDAALPALSLLRALHALSRHWHTLYRAACLPDHRPLVPNVEFINTKLAAKANRQLQDPLVIMTGNLPPWLKKIAYACPFVFPFECRHLLFYVVSFDRDRALQRLLEAGGERAAAGADAERVAPRLDRRKRTVQRHSVLRQAEHVMHEFAHSKALLEIQYENEVGTGLGPTLEFYALVSQELQRADLDLWHGSENFKQKPTSFGGEIVKSQPPVVTDRSSDAATRLASSVRDALNLDEERSPEPSDLEKETLIPSPAPDATYVNWPCGLFPQAIGRNARPSHLSRVKAKFRFLGKFMAKAVMDSRMVDIPLSVSMYRWVVSEQTWLGLSDVRHVAPELWRSLCRLRRVADRAQSLAADTRHTPEQRSQMINALELDGCPIEELGLDFILPGDGCTELRRGGSDLPVTAHNLHEYIALVTHWLLYEGVTKQMEAFKEGFESVFPLNNLKIFYPEELEQVFCGSPSGGREQRWDPRMLAECIRPDHGYNAESRAIRMLIDILASYNREEQRLFLQFVTGSPRLPTGGFKALNPPLTVVRKSLESSLDPDEYLPSVMTCVNYLKLPDYSSAEVMRAKLRLAASEGQHSFHLS